The genomic interval TTAACAAGTCTACTTTAACGcatagtaggtaggtagagTACTTATATCCTATCTAAGACTTTggcatatatataaatgcaaaTTCATTGCCCAACTAATACACTTAACGATTGAGGCAGTTACAGTTCGGCCAGTGGCTAGTTAGTCAAAATTCTCTATAAACCAGTTGGCGTATAGGCACAGGTTGACAAGCATATTGTTGTACGGAGGTATCGCTTTCGTAATCACGACGGCCGGCGGCTACATTCAATGAGATGAAATCACTATGCGGCGCGATGAATAATTCAGGTGCGGTCCGATATACCCCCTCTCTCCCTATTGGACACTATGGTCATGTTCATGTATGAATCTGAGTGCTGAATTTTAAGGAATTTTCAGTTCCAGATTGTACTCTGTAGGTGGATATTCTGTAAACGAATGTTAGCTGTGTGCTAGGGCACACAGCAAACATTTGTTTACAGAATATCCAGAATATAGAATATaacagaatatatatctaatattaaagaaaatctcTTGAAATCCGGTCAGTTATTGCTGTGCTTATATTTTAGAGGCTAAATTCtagtagttaaataaatttaactcctttttattcttattgaGCAAGGACAGGTAATAATTGTATTATctgtgatttgttttttttttggaagtgGAATGTAAATCCACTTTAGAATTTTAACGGATCACAGAGGCTgttaataaagtataaataaaaaatcaaatataacagtgaaatcaataatttaataaggtctagtgataataaattattagccTCGGAATTATCTAGTGGTGGTAGGAGACCGCGGGGGAGGAGAAGGTGACTTGAGCGAGGGGGGCGGCATAGGCGACCTTCGCTACTTTGGCGACGGGAGCGGCGTAGTGAACTTGAGCGGGAGCGTAGGCTACCTTGGCTACGGGAGCGGCGTAGTGGACTTGAGCAGGCGCGGCGTAGGCCACCTTGGCTACAGGAGCGGCGTAGTGTACTTGAGCGGGCGCGTAGGCGAGTTTAGCTACGGGAGCGGCGTAGGCGATTTTGGCTACCGGAGCGGCTACGAGTTTGGCGACGGGAGCGGGGTGGGGTTGTCCTTCGTAGCGGACGATGGCGTTGAATCCGTGTTCCTTGTCTGATGTGTATTCCACAATACGGTGGACTCCATCGGGTTGCACCAAGGAGTAGGATCCGTGGACGGCGTCTCCGGCGCGGCTTTCCTTCTGCTGCTTGATATCTCCGGTGTGGTCATCGTGGACGGAGTATTCGAACTCGTAGTGGGCTGGTGCCTCGGGTTCGGCGTACACCACCTTGGCGAGGGGAGCCAGGGGGATGGCGGAGGCGGCGACGGCCAGGGAAAGGATGACGACGAACTGGAAAAACAAGATAAACCTTGTTAGTAGTATAGAAGTAATGGATTTTCGGTGAATTTACTATTTAGAACATAATTCGTATCTTTGTTTTCTgaacattttttctttattccaTAAGCCATGATGCAattgaaataagaaattataatagCACCAAATGCTGACGTTATCCTGAACTAATTCAATAAATAGCCAATGtcagaatataaataaatactactcgtatgtactattaattattttataaaaaggaaatgtACTGAAATGTAATTGTtcgataattttaattgaagaaaacatataataaaatatcctcagataaaataataattaatcttttCTAAATGCACTTACTTTAGCGGCCATTGTTGTTGTTTTGCTCGTTGAAGCTCGACTATATCACTGCAATGCACCAGTTCACTTTTTATACATGATATTTCGCCTACAGGCCTTTGGGCACAGTTGACCGTACACTAATTAAGGCTCACAATTGATTGAGAGGTGAAGGTCAGTGAGCTAAGGTCGATATGTTGATGGATATGCAGGAGATTAGCACCTGGTTGATATGGCAATGGACAGACGACGTTATCATTGGAATATTCAATAGATTGCGAAATAAAGAAAGCCCTAAGGGCACACTCGGTGAGTAACAAAGTTACAATGTCTGTGATCGATTCAACTAATAAGtgtaattgtttataatttttcagacacaaataatttgtcttacctaatacatacatacatataatcacgtgtgccgtgtggttcccggcaccaatacaaaaaagaataggaccacaccatctctttctcatggatgtcgtaaaaggcgacttagggataggcttacaaacttgggattcttttttagacgatgggctggcaacctgtcactatttgaatctcaattctatcattaagccaaatagcagaacgtggccattcagtcttttcaagactgttggctctgtctacctctgtcaagggatatagacgtgatgatatgtatgtatgtatgtatataatcacgtcgatTACCCTcacggggtcgacagagctaacaatctcaaaaagaccaataggccaaattcagttgtttggccctacgacagaattgagattcaaatagtgacaggttgccaggccatcgcctataaggagaatcctaagtttataagtatttcccataatcgccatttacgacttccatgggaaagagatggagaggatAGATATTTTTGTCCATATCTGATAAAGAAAAAGCTTAAATGTGATATTtagttttggaaaaaaaaggtttaaaaaaaaaagataataatgatTTGTATAGATAATAGGTATGTTATAGTTTTTATGCGATGCTCTCCCGTTTGATCACTGTAAACTTGCAAGGTCACTTAATCTAAAATGGACTATTTACtcgacttaaaaaaagaatgatatACACGTTAaaatttaccgtttgaccatTGACGTACTAAGTATGCAAATgatagtaaataattatagttgACAGATAATCGTTTTCTTTGGATCCATCGATTGatgaaatattcgtattgaaatcattagttttacattcattcatgttttttaatgtagacaatgtgcattcgtccacgatttagttttaagagatctatatttgtaaatggacgtccggtgaaaatgctgcagtgtaatttgtaccgCCGTTTCTTCTACagatgcgctttggaagcggtaatagttataattagatttaagtgaagtgacgtcaataagtgttCGTACCTAgtatctaatttaaaaaaaatcaattctaAGTATTGCATCATTATTCTCACAATCGATTCAAAACACCACTGCAAATTTTCTTCCTGTGGTTCATaacaatacataataattattaaatttg from Amyelois transitella isolate CPQ chromosome 16, ilAmyTran1.1, whole genome shotgun sequence carries:
- the LOC106136035 gene encoding larval cuticle protein A2B-like, with the protein product MAAKFVVILSLAVAASAIPLAPLAKVVYAEPEAPAHYEFEYSVHDDHTGDIKQQKESRAGDAVHGSYSLVQPDGVHRIVEYTSDKEHGFNAIVRYEGQPHPAPVAKLVAAPVAKIAYAAPVAKLAYAPAQVHYAAPVAKVAYAAPAQVHYAAPVAKVAYAPAQVHYAAPVAKVAKVAYAAPLAQVTFSSPAVSYHH